In Actinoplanes lobatus, the DNA window AGCCGGGTGAGCGCCGGCAGATCGGACGGCTGACGCCGCCAGCGCGACTCCGGCCGCCGCCGCAACGAGCCCAGCCCGGTGCACGGCGCGTCCACCAGCACCCGGTCGAACGACTCCTCCGGCAGATCCGGATCACGGCCGACGGACCGGCCGTCCATCGGCAGCACCGTCACCGGCATACCCTCGGTGGCGATGTCCACCAGACGGGCCCGGTGCTCGGCCACCTCGACCGCGGTCACCTCGGCGCCCCGCCCCGCCGCGATCGCCCCGATCAGGCCGGTCTTGCCGCCCGGCCCGGCACACAGGTCGAGCCAGCGGGTGTCCTGGCCCTCGATCGGCGCGGCCAGCAACGCGGCGGCCACCAGCTGCGAACCCTCGTCCTGGACGTGGGCGCGACCGTCGCGGATCGCGGCCAGGTCGCGCGGCGCGCCGCCGTGCAGATAGACGGCGTACGGCGAGAAGGCGCCCGGCACCCCGCCCACCTCGTCGGCGAGGTCCACCGCGTCGGCCCGCCCGGGACGGGCACACAGGTGCACGGCCGCCGGCTGATTGTCCTCGATGAGCAGCCGGGCGGTCTCCTCCAGATCGCCGCCGAGCGCCTCGGCGAACGACCGGATGATCCACTGTGGGTGGTGGTGGATGACCGCCAGGTTGCCGATCGGATCGTCGGCGTGCGCCGGGGCGACCCGCTCCAGCCAGGCCTCCAACGGGGTCTCGGTGACCGTGCGCATCACCGCGTTGGCGAACCCGCTCGCGCCGGGCGCCACCGAGCGGACCAGGTCCACGGTCTGGTTGACCGCGGCGTGCGG includes these proteins:
- a CDS encoding RsmB/NOP family class I SAM-dependent RNA methyltransferase, translated to MTEHRASRPHGGRPSRPSGPGHSRDDRSGRAPRAGRPPADPARQAAYEAVAAVHRDDAYANLVLADILNGMGLHGRDAAFATELTYGTLRALGTLDLIIAAAAEREVARIDPPARDALRLGVYQVLYTRVPPHAAVNQTVDLVRSVAPGASGFANAVMRTVTETPLEAWLERVAPAHADDPIGNLAVIHHHPQWIIRSFAEALGGDLEETARLLIEDNQPAAVHLCARPGRADAVDLADEVGGVPGAFSPYAVYLHGGAPRDLAAIRDGRAHVQDEGSQLVAAALLAAPIEGQDTRWLDLCAGPGGKTGLIGAIAAGRGAEVTAVEVAEHRARLVDIATEGMPVTVLPMDGRSVGRDPDLPEESFDRVLVDAPCTGLGSLRRRPESRWRRQPSDLPALTRLQRELLVAALRAVRPGGVVAYVTCSPHMVETQVTVSEGARRSGVEVDFVDARPLLPPGMPGLGSGPTVQLWPHRHGTDAMFLAVLRRTS